One segment of Trypanosoma brucei brucei TREU927 chromosome 8, complete sequence DNA contains the following:
- a CDS encoding variant surface glycoprotein (VSG, atypical), putative, whose translation MSTKKHLVSLIHVYAAASIKESNAAAGEGKNIREFHILCSLVELCKKTPINLPGSSLLDDDVRAIELVNMSGSTDEWQSQFPTTDKVSGEKSIDCEKQPKQISCHEKYDKWRATRKALEAEPNKEIKQTPAKGIQNTAYGRRIHIQINDIAKEAQVIYNNYKAETAPVLNGINDKLRIHFGDALYGKQDRPLAGAPADKWQASGTRNNDCKGAKAGISPRGDLFCLCAQDTTIAEHMCGDTVTAAGSNWLLATVAPLIDGMASKCAGKAKPTITASYIRHALETFDSALKSHTQGTKDAVVLGTPHSSGVCGGQASVACVDYTAAVMPKEQGKHNDIKWYNELTDASKALDNYAAAMAEEKAAQTKIQKLKQEANRLFQTLKVQEPAAIPPISQLPRIDPLELKKKCEQFHNKSKECTENGCKWKGTDETTGTCDVDETKVTSQTNAAGTGEASNEETATSGCAKHKDKTECDADKKDDKQNCAFRKGKDVEDDKDTEKCRSSGFLVNNKLVQSIAAVFVSLVPS comes from the coding sequence ATGTCAACAAAAAAGCATTTAGTCAGCCTTATACATGTTTACGCCGCAGCCAGCATAAAAGAAAGCaatgcagcagcaggcgAGGGCAAAAACATCCGCGAATTCCACATCTTGTGCAGTTTAGTAGAGCTGTGCAAGAAAACACCTATAAACCTACCTGGTTCTTCTCTGTTGGATGACGACGTACGAGCAATAGAGCTGGTAAACATGAGCGGCAGTACAGACGAATGGCAAAGCCAGTTTCCGACTACAGATAAGGTCAGCGGGGAAAAAAGCATAGACTGCGAAAAGCAACCAAAACAAATCAGCTGCCATGAAAAGTACGACAAGTGGCGTGCAACGCGAAAGGCCCTCGAGGCGGAACCTAACAAAGAAATCAAACAGACACCGGCCAAGGGTATACAGAACACAGCTTACGGACGCAGAATTCATATCCAGATAAATGACATAGCAAAAGAAGCTCAAGTCATTTATAACAACTACAAAGCTGAAACGGCGCCAGTGCTAAACGGCATCAACGACAAACTGAGAATTCATTTCGGAGATGCGCTTTATGGCAAACAGGACAGGCCACTAGCCGGCGCCCCAGCAGACAAGTGGCAAGCGAGCGGCACACGCAATAACGACTGCAAAGGCGCCAAGGCCGGAATTTCGCCGCGCGGCGACCTCTTCTGCTTATGCGCTCAAGACACCACCATAGCAGAACACATGTGCGGCGACACAGTAACAGCGGCAGGAAGCAACTGGCTACTCGCAACAGTGGCCCCACTCATTGACGGCATGGCTTCCAAGTGcgcaggaaaagcaaaaccaaCAATAACCGCAAGCTACATCAGACATGCGCTGGAAACATTCGACTCAGCACTAAAGTCGCACACCCAGGGCACAAAAGATGCAGTCGTACTGGGCACACCGCACAGCAGCGGTGTATGCGGCGGCCAAGCAAGCGTAGCCTGCGTAGACTACACGGCCGCGGTCATGCCCAAAGAACAAGGCAAACACAACGACATAAAATGGTATAACGAATTGACTGACGCATCCAAGGCGCTTGACAATTACGCGGCCGCCATGGCAGAGGAGAAGGCGGCACAAACAAAGATACAAAAACTTAAACAGGAGGCTAACCGCTTATTCCAGACGCTAAAAGTACAAGAACCAGCAGCAATTCCACCCATTTCGCAACTACCACGAATAGACCCCCTAgagttgaagaaaaaatgcgAGCAGTTCCACAACAAGTCAAAGGAATGCACAGAAAATGGTTGCAAATGGAAAGGTACTGATGAAACAACTGGCACATGTGATGTAGATGAGACTAAAGTTACATCTCAGACAAACGCAGCAGGGACAGGAGAAGCATCAAACGAGGAAACAGCCACATCTGGATGCGCAAAACACAAAGATAAAACTGAGTGCGATGCTGACAAAAAAGACGACAAGCAAAATTGTGCATTTAGGAAGGGTAAAGATGTTGAAGATGACAAGGATACAGAAAAGTGCCGCTCTTCTGgttttctcgtcaataaTAAATTGGTTCAGAGTAtagctgctgtttttgtgagtttggtaCCATCTTAA